The Sedimentibacter sp. zth1 DNA segment CCTTAACTTTTGTTCTTTTTTCAACTGCTTTGCTTTTACCACCATAAAATTTAACTGAATTAATTTTTTTGACTACAGCTTGATCTCCACCTCTACCTAAAGCAATGTCAAGTGCACCTTTTGAACATTCCAATAATTGTCCTATAGTTTTAGCATATGCACCAACACCTATACTCAGTGTATAATAAAACTCTCCAGAACTTTTTATTTCTTTTACTTCCTCTAACAAAGAAAATTTCTTGTTTTCTAATGACTCTAAAAATTGATTTTCTATAACCATCAAGAATCTGTATGCATTATATTTCAATACAAATCCATTCATCTCAGTAGCATACTTATTGAGAATTTTTTCTATTTCTGCAACCATAGATGCTCTAATTAATTTATCCATTTTTTCAGACATTTCATCAAAATTATCTATCTGAATTATCATGGCAATAGGTCTTTCGTCATTATACTTATTCTTTAAAGTTTTGAATGAAGTATTATCAACCCAGTATAGTATGTACTCAGCATTGTCAGAAAACTGACCTTCTGATAATTTGCTGTATAAAACATTATAGCATTTTTGATCACTGTTAATAATTATTTCAAGATTATTTAAAACACCTTGATTATTATCTTGCAAACTTTTTATTGAAAAACTAGGAGCTATATCTTCTAGCTTTTCAAAATTATCCATATCTAATATTACTTCTCTAAATTTTAAATTATACCAACATACCTTTCCTTCATCATCTATTATAAGAGCTGGCATCGGAAAATTAAAAATTGAACTTACAGATAGATTTTCTAAATTATTTGTAAAATCAATAACATAATTTTTTAAATTCTTTTGTCTTCTATTATGCTTTCCTAACGTTGCTACAAGAATTATTATTATAGTTATAATCGAAAGCAAAGCTATAGTATATAGCTTATTAAGTACAAAAATTACTGAAAAAATAAAAAGAATAACTAAAAAAAGATAATTGTCGTCCTTTAAAAATTCAGGCAATTTAAATTCCTTCATTATTTGACACCTCCGAATTTATCTTAACTTTCTAAAATTTCTTAAATCTATAGCCATATCTAGCACTCCTAGTAATATTACTGCACTTGCTATAACAGGGTTAAAAACCACAAACAAGAATATTAATACTCTGAAAACTGGTTTTGTTTTATATTTTATAAATAAAAATTTTATTACACCTAAACCTTGCACTAAAAAAGCAAAGCATCCAACCATAAAAATGTTAAGTAATATAACATCACCGTTCGAGAATCCAAGCTGCGTAAACATCAATGATAATAATATCATAACTACAAATCCTAAAATAAAACCCTTAGGCAATCTAAAAAATGCTAAGTCTTTTAAAGGTGTTAATTCAACTTTCAATTTTCTTCCTACTAGTTGTGCAATCATATAATTAGCAACAGCCATCAAAACTGATGTTAATATTAGCATAACCGGAACTAACCTTGTTAATAGATGAATGGCATTATCCATCATTGTATTAATATTTTGTAAATTTGAATTAAAAGCTTCACTCTTTCCAAATAAATCTTTGCTCAAGTCAAAAGATTCTCTTATTAATGATGTTATCTCATCAGTAAATTCTACTCCCATAAACATCTCTAGTCCCTGTACTATAAATATTAATGATATTAACATTACTATAGCTCCAACAATGATAACACTTGTTGGCTTTTTCTCTTTACATATCATATAACTCATTGCTATTGCTATAGGAGTATACATAAACAAATATATAAATCCCATTTGAATACCTATAAGCATAGATATAATTATTGATGCAGATATCAACGATAATGCTGAATATTTAAAACCTCTTCTTTTTGCTAGCAATATACCTGGTACTGGAAACAAAAAATCTATCAATGGAAATATATAAAATGAAATCATTGATAGTATAACTAAAAGTCCACTTACCATTGCCGCTTCTGTCAATCCAGAAGTGTTTACTTTTTTGCTCATTATTTTACCTCGCGTCTATATCAAATTTTACATTGATATTATATTTTACCCCATTTTTATACTAAAGTCAAAACAAAAACTTATAGTTCCAGTGGTAAAGAATAAATTTCATTAAACTAAACTATTTTCAAATAATAATTTTTTAGTCTATCCACAATTACTGTAATTTTATTAAAGTTATCCGCATCTATATGGCATAAAAAAACATCAACACTGGAATCTGAAACTAAAACAAATGTATACTTTACTCACCCGTATTTTTCCTTCAAAAAAAGGACTAATGAACGTCATAACAGACTGATACGTAGATTTCAAAAGGGAAACGAATGACCGATTACAGTACCCATGACATCGCTTTTATCAAGGAATGGATAAATACACTTCCTAGAAAAATACTTGGGTACAAAACACCAGAGGAGCTAAAGATTTTATAGATCAATGTCTGTTTTATCACTGGGTAAGCGATTGATCTTACAAAAATATTGATAAAATTTTTCTGCAACTTCCTTATTTTTTGATTTGCACATTGATTCCTTTATATCGAAAAGTATTCGTTGTATGATTTTATTAGAAAAGTATTTGAACACAATATTGCCCCAGCGCTGTGTTTGATTATCTTCCTTTATATAAGGCCAGAATAACAAACTTTCTTCATTGCTCAGTGCAATTCTATAATACTGATGGCTTTCAATTATTTAGTTTTTGCATAATTCACCAAAGAAATCATCTTTAACCATAAAAGCACCTATAATGCGTCGGTTTTTCTCCAACGTTTCTTTTGTGCATTCAGTAAGTAAACATAAAGAGTTTGGTTTTAATCGTTTGGGTAGGCGAGGTTTTCCTTTTGAATATCCACTGAAATAATGACCAATGGATAATTTCCAAGAAGAAAACACACTATTTTTTTGATCTGTTTCTATATTAAAGACTGCTTGTGAATTTGGTATAACTTTCAAATTATGTATTCGCTGTATACGTTCGCGTTCCTCTTTAATCACCCGTTTCTTAGCATCTTCAGTTTTCTTTTTTATAATTAGCATATTATGAATTTCACGTTGTATTGTACCATCTTTTAATGTCAAATAGTCTGAAAATGCATCTGGAAATAAAAATCTCTTTTCTCCTTGGGGAAAGCAGATTGTAATTATGTTAGTGGACATGTTTGTAACAATACCATTACCGAATGATTTATGTCGGATTGCTTTTCCAATCAATTGCATTTTGATGCTCCTTTCAAAATTAGTAAAGAGCTCATCAAGTCTTTACATACAAAAATACGACAATCTAAGCTCTTTAATCTAACAATATGAAATTTATTGTAATTCTTCTGTGGTTTCTGGGCTTTCCACGACAGCCTGTTTGGTTTCGCTAACTCTTAAAACTATGCTATCTGTATCTACTTGCAAATCTACATTTTCGTTTTTAAATTCAGGAATATCCCCTACTGTTATGATACTTCCAACCAATAAGCCGTCTAAATCTACAGATACAGTATCTATCATGTCATTTGGAAGAGCTGCATAAGGTATTTCTAATAACATTTTTTCCAAAATTCCTTTTACTTTATCTGTGTTTTTTAAAATAATATGAGTGATACTGTTAACTTTTTGATCGGCTTTTAGGGCTTGAAAGCTAATGTGTATAATTTCTTCACGTAATAAATCATCTGTTTTATCTTTGATTTGAACAGGAATTATCTGTTCATCAAGCTTGAGTTTAATTTTGCTTCCCTCTCGGTTATTACGGAAAAGTTTATTTGCCGTAATCTGATCCATTTGAATAGAAATCGCCTCTGGCAGTGATCCTCCATAGACACAACATGGTAAAATGCCAGAACGTCTTAGTTGTTTTGCTTTTGCTTTTTCATTTCGTTTTTCCACTGTAATAATATCCATTTTTATCCTCCAAGATTTTTATATTTATATTCTATAATGCAGACAATTGCTCAATATAGCTTAGTTATGTATTATGTAACTGTTGTTAGTATTTGATTGTTGACACAGAAAGTTGAATATGAATCAATAATAAAAAACAAGTTGAATATCAAACAATGTTTTAAAATATTGAAAAAATAAACTTTTAGTGTCTACTATATTGACATAAGCCCAAACTCAAACTTCGTAGAAAAAGATCTGCATATATTGTTATTGCATCGTATAACGTGTGTGATAACCATAACCAATTTCAAATATAATTTGTAAATTTTATTGTGCGAAATTTAAGTTATATAAAAAAAGTTATATAAAAAAAGAAGCGACTTTTCATGCTCTTACTTTGAAGTAAAATACCAAAAGCCCTTCTTTGCAGACGGTTCTTTTATATTAATTTTTATATAATGTTTTAAACTTGAAAATTGATTCTGCATTGTATAAAAATTTTAAAAACAGAATCTAATAATGTAATATTAATATTTTTTGACACACGTATATTTCATACGTTATTAAATATAATATCACAAAGGCAGGGATAAATCAAGTATAGTTTCCTTTTGGTAGCGGCAAAGAATAAATTTCACAAAATTAAACTATTTCCAAATAAAAATCTTTTTTATTTTGTCCACAATTACTGATTTTAAGAAAATTATCCACATCTGTATGACATGAAAACCCATCCGTTCAAATTTTGTGGATATTAATATTCATATATGATAAATATTTATTCTTTAAAGCTGTTATAGTTATACTTCATATTGAGTAAAAATATGTTTAATTATATTTTTATTTACATATTACCTTATATATCTTATACTTTACCTATATAATATAAAGGAAGGGAAATTTCAAATGAAAAATATTTTTAAAAATTTAACATGTCTAATATTGATATTTACAATTATTTTATGTCCAATTTCACATATATACGCTGATGAAGTAAACTATGATAATTTAGATACAAACATTGAGTTCTTTAAAGCTGTTTCCGAATTCGTTAATACATATTATCAATATGATATTCCACAAGAAGAAGTAATTCACGCTTTGTACCAAGGTTTTTTTGATTTATTATATGATAAATCTGATAAAGAAGCCAATTTAGATATTGATAACTTTAATTTACAAGTAGAAATTTTAAAAAGAACAATTAAAAACTCACTAGTAGACGCTAATATATCTATAAATGAAGAAGAAATTACAAAATGCTTATATAAAAGTTTATTTAATGTATTAGATAAATATAGTGAATATTTTACAAAAGATGAGTATGAACAGTTTTCAAGCACTATTGCTGGAGAATTTGGTGGAATAGGTGTTTCCATATCATATAAAAACAGTAATGTTGTAGTTAACTATGCTTTGCCAAATTCACCTTCATTAAAAGCTGGTATTTTACCAAACGATATTATAATTTCAGTTGATGAAAAAAATGTTGAAGGATTAGGTCTAAACGATGTAACAAATCTCATAAAAGGTAATATAGGTACCTCTGTCAATATAGGTATACTTAGAAATGGTCAAAAACTAAATTTTGATTTAACAAGAGAGCTCGTTGAAGTAAGCTCTGTTGAAGCAAAAATAGTAAACGATAATCTTGGTTACATACATATATTAGAATTTAATGAAAATACAACTGAGCAATTAAAAGCACAACTTGAAACTTTCGACAAAAGTGATATCAAAAAAATCATTTTAGATGTAAGGAATAACCCTGGTGGAAGCTTACAAACAGTCCTAGATATATTAAACTTATTTGTTGCCAAAGGACCATTATTGTATGTGGACTATTCAACAGAAGGGGAAATTTGCTATAGTAGTAACCTGGAAACACCTAAATATGAAGTATGTGTTTTAGTTAATCAAAATAGTGCTAGTGCTTCCGAAATATTTGCTGGTGCAATTCAAGATAGAAACGTTGGAAAAATAATAGGAACAACAACTTATGGAAAAGGTGTTGTTCAATCATTGTTTGCTCTTAAAAACGAAGCTGCTATTAAGCTTACAACCGCAGAATATTTTACGCCTAATAAAAACAAGGTACAGGGTATAGGCATAACACCTGATATATATGTAGAG contains these protein-coding regions:
- a CDS encoding 50S ribosomal protein L25/general stress protein Ctc; translated protein: MDIITVEKRNEKAKAKQLRRSGILPCCVYGGSLPEAISIQMDQITANKLFRNNREGSKIKLKLDEQIIPVQIKDKTDDLLREEIIHISFQALKADQKVNSITHIILKNTDKVKGILEKMLLEIPYAALPNDMIDTVSVDLDGLLVGSIITVGDIPEFKNENVDLQVDTDSIVLRVSETKQAVVESPETTEELQ
- a CDS encoding DHH family phosphoesterase; translation: MKEFKLPEFLKDDNYLFLVILFIFSVIFVLNKLYTIALLSIITIIIILVATLGKHNRRQKNLKNYVIDFTNNLENLSVSSIFNFPMPALIIDDEGKVCWYNLKFREVILDMDNFEKLEDIAPSFSIKSLQDNNQGVLNNLEIIINSDQKCYNVLYSKLSEGQFSDNAEYILYWVDNTSFKTLKNKYNDERPIAMIIQIDNFDEMSEKMDKLIRASMVAEIEKILNKYATEMNGFVLKYNAYRFLMVIENQFLESLENKKFSLLEEVKEIKSSGEFYYTLSIGVGAYAKTIGQLLECSKGALDIALGRGGDQAVVKKINSVKFYGGKSKAVEKRTKVKARVISFALRQIIDQSSNVIIMGHKIGDMDSLGSSIGLYSIAKSRGKKAYIVLNNVNYALKNLCERMEKEDASYIEALVTTEQAIKLIDSETVCVVLDTSKGSFTEAPEVLEEVDKVVLIDHHRRSEEYIENAVLDYIEPYASSTCELVSELIQYMDDHIKITKFEADALLAGIVVDTNSFIFKTGVRTFEAASFLRRNGADTIEVKDLFSESLDVMKKKTEIVDRAEMKFGDVAISYIDDEEEENNVMAAKAADELLTVRNVKASFVLVKHVDYIHISGRSMGQISVQLILELLGGGGHLTMAGAQVKTSSINEAKEKLYEAIKQYKEDGKEE
- a CDS encoding S41 family peptidase codes for the protein MKNIFKNLTCLILIFTIILCPISHIYADEVNYDNLDTNIEFFKAVSEFVNTYYQYDIPQEEVIHALYQGFFDLLYDKSDKEANLDIDNFNLQVEILKRTIKNSLVDANISINEEEITKCLYKSLFNVLDKYSEYFTKDEYEQFSSTIAGEFGGIGVSISYKNSNVVVNYALPNSPSLKAGILPNDIIISVDEKNVEGLGLNDVTNLIKGNIGTSVNIGILRNGQKLNFDLTRELVEVSSVEAKIVNDNLGYIHILEFNENTTEQLKAQLETFDKSDIKKIILDVRNNPGGSLQTVLDILNLFVAKGPLLYVDYSTEGEICYSSNLETPKYEVCVLVNQNSASASEIFAGAIQDRNVGKIIGTTTYGKGVVQSLFALKNEAAIKLTTAEYFTPNKNKVQGIGITPDIYVELKSNIDFSNYPKLKKERKAKLDDIGLDVLGSEMILETLGYNVNKPDGVFDKTTFDAIKEFQKNNNLYAYGVLDYSTQDCLTNSLIAFSQNNEIDTQLAKAIEIMK
- a CDS encoding YybS family protein codes for the protein MSKKVNTSGLTEAAMVSGLLVILSMISFYIFPLIDFLFPVPGILLAKRRGFKYSALSLISASIIISMLIGIQMGFIYLFMYTPIAIAMSYMICKEKKPTSVIIVGAIVMLISLIFIVQGLEMFMGVEFTDEITSLIRESFDLSKDLFGKSEAFNSNLQNINTMMDNAIHLLTRLVPVMLILTSVLMAVANYMIAQLVGRKLKVELTPLKDLAFFRLPKGFILGFVVMILLSLMFTQLGFSNGDVILLNIFMVGCFAFLVQGLGVIKFLFIKYKTKPVFRVLIFLFVVFNPVIASAVILLGVLDMAIDLRNFRKLR